From Hallerella porci:
CTGGTCGAACTTAACCTCGGATTTTTTAAGAATTTCGAGCGCCTGCTCGAGACCGTACGCTTGAGTACGGTCGAAAGCTTCAGCTACTTTCTTATACTTTTTTCCTCTGAACATGGTTTTCCTGTCAGAAATAGGGTTAAGGTCTGCCTGATTAGTCGACAACATCGACGCCCATAGAGCGTGCGGTGCCCGCAACCATGCGCATTGCGGCTTCAATGTCAATTGTATTCAAGTCAGGCATCTTCTTTTCAGCGATTTCCTTGACTTGAGCCTTGGTGATCTTACCGACTTTTTTACGGTTCGGTTCGCCCGAGGCGGTTTCAATGCCAGCTGCTTTCTTTACGAGAACAGGTACAGGAGGAACCTTCGTAATGAAGGTAAAGCTCTTGTCAGCATAAACCGTGATAACCACGGGGATGATCATTCCCTTTTCATTCTGGGTCTGAGCATTGAACGCTTTGCAGAACTGCATAATGTTCACGCCCTTCTGGCCCAGAGCAGGACCTACCGGAGGAGACGGGTTTGCAGCCCCGCCGGGGATCTGAAGCTTAATATAACCTGCAATTTTCTTTGCCACTGTATTTCTCCGTTTCAGTATCCGCTGTTATAATGCACGTTCCGCTTGGTTAAAGCCCAATTCCACCGGCGTGGGGCGGCCAAACACAGAAACCATCACACGAAGCTTTTTCTTCTCTGCGAGAATTTCTTCGACCACTCCATCAAAGCCTTCGAACGGACCATCCTTAATGGAAACGGTATCACCAACAACATACGGATTCTGGATCACATCCTGTTCGACATCTTCTGTTTTGATGCCGAGCAGTCTATCGACCTCGCTCTGACGAAGAGGAACCGGCATCTTATTCTGACGACTAGTTCCTCCGAAATGAGTAACTCCTTGAACAGAAGTCACTAGGTGCTGGGTGAGCTCGTCCAGCTCCATCTCTATAAGCAAATACGCCGGGAAAAGCTTGGAGACCACGGTCTTGCGCTTTCCTCGGACGTTCACTTGCGTCGCAGACTCGGGGATGAGAATACGACCAAACTTGTCTTGAACACCTTCGCGTTCAATCAGCATTTCAATGTTTTTCTTGATTTTGCTTTCCTGACCGGAAAACGTATGGACTGCATACCATAACATAATGTTACCCACGTCCTAACAGTTTATCGACGACAAAGGAAAGACCTAAATCAATCGCAGCAATATAG
This genomic window contains:
- the nusG gene encoding transcription termination/antitermination protein NusG codes for the protein MLWYAVHTFSGQESKIKKNIEMLIEREGVQDKFGRILIPESATQVNVRGKRKTVVSKLFPAYLLIEMELDELTQHLVTSVQGVTHFGGTSRQNKMPVPLRQSEVDRLLGIKTEDVEQDVIQNPYVVGDTVSIKDGPFEGFDGVVEEILAEKKKLRVMVSVFGRPTPVELGFNQAERAL
- the rplK gene encoding 50S ribosomal protein L11, coding for MAKKIAGYIKLQIPGGAANPSPPVGPALGQKGVNIMQFCKAFNAQTQNEKGMIIPVVITVYADKSFTFITKVPPVPVLVKKAAGIETASGEPNRKKVGKITKAQVKEIAEKKMPDLNTIDIEAAMRMVAGTARSMGVDVVD